In Euphorbia lathyris chromosome 10, ddEupLath1.1, whole genome shotgun sequence, the DNA window TAGATTCTACTCTAATTCACCTGTCTCTTTCTGTTACCATCTATCCAAGcaatttcttttcattttcttttgtgCATTTTTGCTTTTTTGCTTTACTCCATTGGAATTCCTTCTAAAAACATCATAATCTGATATTTCCAATCGACCATATGATGCATATAAGGTCATTGGATGCCAAGTTTTTGTTTACCCATTGTAACTTGTTTGTTTATTGAGAATGTCCCGAATTAAGTTGCAATCTATAATAATTGCGTATCGGTTACTTGATATATTGTCACTTATTCTGAAATTATGAGTTGTAGTTACACCTAAAATTGTGCGGAATCTGGGTAAAATTGCCAACACTTGTTCATAAGTCTAAATTTTGAAGAGAGAGCCACCAATTTCTGATATTCTTTTGATGTTTTTCACTAAGGTGAAACTAGGATCCGTTTGGGTTGGGCACCATGTCGAATTAGGCCTGTGGGTTGACAGTCTAGTAGTTGATTAGTGGGAAGTTCTATGTTAACATCCGACTTTCAAACCAAAGACAAATGTAGTGCTTGATTATAATCAGTCATGTTTTCTGCCTTCTTTCATCTTTTTCCGCTTAATTGGCATAAAAATTCCGGGTCACACTGAAGTTTCTTAATTATTTACAAGGTTACTgattatgaaaataaattgcAGTGTTGCTTACGTCAAAATGTATGTGTGCTGATGGTACTCTTTTTGGTAATTTCCTGCAGAAGATTGCTGAGGATTTCATTACCTAGGGAAGAAGGAACATCCGTGGAAGGTGTCTGTGCAGTATGGAACCCAAGTCAATTGAAATTTCTCATGGTACTTACTTACCTATCATTTACTCAACTAGGAATTCACTTGCCTACTTTCTTATAgataatttggatttttttactCGGAATTAGTTTAGATCATTAGGAGTCACTTGGAAAGTTTGGATGTGATGGTATGCAGTCTGATGTTTGATGTACTGATGGATTTTAAATCACATGATGTTCGGGATAAGACTTGGATATCTATATCTATAATGCATAACATGGACAACAAAAGCTTTCTATATTGCTTTAGATAACAGTTGAGAGTTGTATTCATTTACTATTGAAGTTGAACTTTCTCGTATATTTAGTTATTATTCGAAGGTCATTAAAGTATCTTTCATACTTTGTTAATATCATGGATGATGAAAACATAAACTTTGATTCTTGCATCTTTTGGCTGGGTAAGAAATGAGTTGTGGATACAAGGATTTAACCATATCTTCTTTATGTAGTGGAGCTTGGGCTGTGATAGGAGTTCTTAGAGAAGTGTTTAAGCATCACACTTTCTTGCATCTTCAGTTTGGGCTGTTATAGCATCTTTAAGCATAGTTTGTTTTGGCAACTCTTGTTTGGGCTGTCATAGACTCCTTGTAGAATTGTGCTTATCACATCTTGTTTTTACATATTGTGTTTGGGCTGTGATAGGACGCTTATGTTGTTAACCAAATGTTGTCCTCTCTTTTTAACTGTTACCACAATGTGTTAAGAAGGAGATGAAACCTGAGGAAGTAATGTTGACTAGCACATACATTTTGATGTGTTGTCATTTTTATCATGCATGCAATTTATGAAGAGGATTAAGGTCTTAatgttatgaaaaaaaaaacataatgtaaAATCAAGGTGCAAGTCACTTCAATATGCAAGTCAAAATATGTGCTGATTCTGGACTATGCATACATGTTTGAAGTGGAAGTGTCTTTGCACTTAAAGATGACAAAATTTAGTCAAGACAAAGCAAAATATATCCAAGCTAGATGTCCACTCTCTTGACATAAGGCGGAGCTTTTCTTTCTTAGCAAGGGCATTTTTTTCCATCTAATGGTAGCTTCCATATTTAGTTAACATATCTTAATGCGTAGCAAATTGAATGGAACATTTTTCTTTTCCACTTTCTGAAACATGGAATCTTATTCATCTAAACAAATGGTTGTTCTTCTCGATCGAGATAGAGATATTGCTGAAACTGTATATAAATGTAAGTTTTTTGGGTGTTTCTTATATTAGAAGGCCAACTATGTGAGCAACTAGGGTGAAGATATTACCATTTAACAATTTGTCAATCTTCCCTTATGTGCCAAAGTAATGGTCAAACAGAATTTGAATTGTTAATATAACAATGTCGATAGAAGGCATTTAGGGAAATCTGTGCTCAAGTAAATTTTCAAGCataaacatgtaaaaaaaaaaaaaaagaaattggacAACTTAATTGTTTGGGAATTTGTTTTACTTATTAACGTTATCAATTCAGAAACTCAAAATCCAGGCAGGCATTTGTTACAAAATAAACATGAGGTGAAATCCTTTAATTGGTACAAAAATTTATCTACTGGATTGCTGTTTTATTTCTATAATGGTGGACATTAAACTTGAAATGCAGCTATGAGAAACaaattatttttgttctttttattttttttttgtcatgtaCTAATTTCTTTAACACATTATCATCCTTCTTATGAAGATGGAAACAGAGATTCATTGAGGCTCTAAAAGCCCctttgaaatttttaattttgctCAGCTTTTAGAACACTCAAGATCTTGGATTGGGGCTGCACAGATTTTTGTGAAACCTCTAGTGAATTTCCAATTTCACTTTTATGCGTGAGTGAGTTCAAATTGAACCTAAGTTAAAAGACATGAATTTGCATGAGGTTTGGAAAGGAATTTTCTCTTCTTTATATGTAAGTCCATATAACTTCATGCTATGTTTCATACATATGCTTGAATGAATGCCTCTGGGATTTTGCATTCTTCTATAATCTGAATGCCACATGCTGCAGATGAAAAGAACACAAGGGTGGAAGATACTAAATCCTATAATCATATTGCAAGAGGTGTTCCCAGCTCTCCAAGAGATTACTCCAGATCTCCAAGAGATTACTCGCACATTAACATTGACGATCGGAAAGGTGACAAGGCAGTTGCCCAAATTGCGTCTGCTAATGAGGATAAATCTGGGGATGTAAATATGGAGGCTGATATAGCAACTGATGATGTTATAAAAGCTGGAGGTTTCGGAGCTAGAGATGATATAAATAGCTTTCTTCCTGGTGCAATTGATTCAACTGACTTTGAAGCATCAATCCTTGATGCCAGAAACTATGAAGAACCACAGGAAGATAAATGCAGACATGGTCTTGGCTGGAGGGAATCCACTGATGGAAAATAGCTTGTTTGCCAATTCCAATGCCGCGAGATGTTGCAGTCAGCTTTCCCTTGAATAGTTCTGACTTAAGATTTTGTGGAATGCAGATTACACATTGCTGAATGGTTTGGCTTTACATTCAGACTGTTTTATTTTTGTCTTCCTTCCGGTTTATACTAGGGGTAAATTATTAGGTACTTCCTCTTTGCCATAGACAAATTTAATATACAAATCTTTCTGTATGTTATGCTTAAAAATCATCCACCATGAGTTAATGCTATATGTTCTTGTCACaaaatttgaattaaaaactTCCAAATTAATTTACATCAATGACATACTAATTTTTCTCTATTTCCAATGCCGCTAGTGAATACTCAACAATGTGTGAGGATTTATGATAATTTACATTTTTAGGCATGATGGTTTCGTATGTCTCAAGTTCACATTGTGCATTTCGGGTCTTACTCTAGGAGCTGTCATCATAGGAAGGCTGTCGCCTTCTAAAGATTCTTTGCCCGGGAGCTAGGATTGCTAAAGGGTCGTAAGTTGATTTCCTCTGCACAAAAACTTCCCACTTAAGCCCAAAATGAGCTCTCCATTCTTCTTCAGTGCGGTAATGAGGCAAATATTGCTTAATGCCAAGATTAGCCTTAGCACAGAAATCTAGAATTCTTTGATTTTGTGTTAAAATATGTTGCAAGCCATTTTTGCCGGTGGAAGATGGCATGACAGAGGATAGAAAAGCTACAAGATAGAAAATATCTTCTTCTGGTGTTATTAGAGAAGTTCTATTGTTCCACCTGCAACGGGATAGGAAAGTTAGGTTATAATACATCATATAAGAATTGAAATTAGGGggtcattttaatattattggaCAAATTACTTGGACTTGTTGACTGGATAAATCAGAATGGGTCCATTGCTGTTGTCAGTAAGAATGTTGCCGAAGACTTCTTGAGCAAACTCAAACATTTTGCCTTTAGGAACCAGAAGATTTATCCACGGGTGTGGAACTTCCCATAAACCTTTTGCTCGGAGCTTTTTCTCAGATGCATGTACTCTGTCCAAGAAATCAACGTAAGGAACTTCTGACAGGAAAACCGTGGACGGGATGTAACTTAGTTCGGACAACAACTCCTCCGTTTTCTGTATTCAAGCATAGAGGTAAAAAAACAAGGATTTTGATCAAGTGAACATTATGTCATCTTCATTAGAAATATTGTAATACTTTATTCCTGGAGTGTTACCTTGTTCATGATATCAAACTCTTCTGGGTTGAAGTATTTTGCAATTTCCAAACAATAGAGAGTTCTTCCATCTGAAATGATTTGGCTGGCTTGAAGAGGGTCTTTGGGATTGAAGGAAGACCTCCAGTTTTTGAGGAGATCAGTTCTGTTTATATTTACAAATCCTTCAATATAGTCAAAAGAATTTCGAGATGAGATTAAGTGCTCTTGGTCATTGGAGAATTTGGAGAAGTCTGAATACAGTACTCTGATCCATCTCACCTGCCAAGAAGAATTTATGActttatatatatgttattgGACTGTGCTCTCTTAATATCATATCAGACTTGAGGAGAATAGGCACATggatatatgtgtgtgtgtatatatatataaaatttaccatTTTAGGGGCCCGTTCAAGAGAGATCCTTGCCCGAGTGATTATGCCGAACTGTCCTAGTCCTCCAAGAACACCATAAAAGAGATCTGCGTTTTGCTGCTCTGAACAGGTAATTACATCTCCCTTTCCTGTACCCAAAAGTAGGAAATTAGATTAAGTTGGAAGTGGTTTGAGTTGCATTATTCTTTTTTTCCGAGGGAGAAAAAGCTTTTGACAGTAATATACGAGGGCAAGGTTGTCATTTGATTAAAGAAGTATTAAATTCACTCTATTGTCACTTATCATTTAATCCTGATATGACAAGCTACATATCTTTTACTGTGCCTAAATGTACCTGTTACAACTTCCAGCTGAAAGACATTGCTGATTTGGGGTCCATGTCGGAATGCCTGTCCACTAACTCCAGCGTTTGATAAGGTTCCACCAACAGTGAGATGAAGGTAGTCTGTCCAAGATTTTGGTGCAAACCCATATTTGAGAGTTTCATGCAGAACATTAATCCACAACTCACCACCTGAGACATCCACATAAGGCGGTTCTCCGTCGTCTCCGGTATGAATCCACATCTCTGGACCTTTGAGTGATTCCATGTTAATTACTATTCCTTGATGAGCTTGTGATTGACCTTGAAGGGAGTGCCCATGGCCTCTTGCAGCTACTGTTATATTTGAACTGGAACCCATATTGAAAACATGTTTTATGATAGAAGCAATATCTGAAACTGAATTCGGATACACAACTGCTGATGGCAGATAACTGAATCTGTTGCCAAAGTCCTTAGCAGCATATTCAATATTGTCAAACCTCAAGTAACCATCTAGATTAAGTGTTTCTAATGGAGGGATGTTGGAGGAAGTTTTGTAAGATAGCACAGTTGAGTTCATTAAGGATTTTTTTGAACATATGAATGATTCCTGTGGCTTAGAACACAAGAACAAGATCATCAAAAATCTCAGGAAcataatagttttctgtttgaTAAAAGCACAAGGCTGTGATCCCATTTTTACCTCtcagatagagagagaaagagagagagagagagagagagattaagTGTTTATATGGTTTGTGAAGATAATAAGAATGAGAGGTGGTGAAGAGCATAGGAAATGGAAGAGAGGAGAATTTAAAggggaagaaaaataaaagatattttattattattatttattattattactttatgtttttttaaaacaGAGACAGATATTGAGTTGAGAGCCCTTATTGGAACTGTAATTATATGAATGCTTTGTATTGTGGGGGGAAGATGAGGATTTTGTTGTGGCTTTCTAAAGTTAAAAGAGtagaaaaaaagttacaagagagtgaaaaaaaaaacaaggcacaacttgttcttcttcttcttggtcttTGTCTTTCACTATCTTTTTAGAAGATGCCGTTTCTACTTTGAAGCAACGAGATACTGTCTTGTTTTACTATTTTAAGCAAAATAAAACCTGTAACTATCTGTGCTTGAGTTTCAGTATCTCTTTGAATGTGATTTTTGTGCAGAAAGTGATGTCAGTTTTAGTGCACTTGATTGAATTCCCGGTATCAACGGGCCGGCCCCTACTACATTGTATGCTGCTAGAGCTGAGTGGTCATTATTTGGTCCATTGCTCACGTGATCTTCACGATGATATTGTTTTgcaatattttctttttggcaGTGCTTTCTTGGGTACACTTCCAAATTTCTTACGTAATCTAAGATTTCTTATTCCATTTGAGTCtgggctgtaaatgagctgaGTGGCTCCATAAAAATTTGACCATGTTGGattcaattttataaataaGTCGAGTTTGAACACGGTGAAACTCGGTTCGAAAGTTCACAAGTAGGTTCGATAAAAGTTTGACCATGTTCGattcaattttataaataaGCTGAACTTGAGCACGGTGAAACTCGGCTAGAAAGCTGACGAGTAGGTTTGGTTATAGGTTCATGATTGATTATTAATGTTTCTGAATATGTTTGTGAGCAAGTttggttcgatttttttttttggtttttggtttaattcATCATTTTCTCTTGAACTTATtagtccaaaaagcttgattggtagCTCtttcaatttgcataaaatatctAGATAACTTTATCAACTTGTGTAAAATGCagtcaattgatcactcggtgacaaaaaaaaaaaaagtaagttaagtGAGGAAGGTGTGTTGCATGCATTTTTCGACTAAGATCGGGTATGGGGTTGTAATATTATAGAGGATAAGTTTTAAAGTTGAGTAGGtaaactttttcttcttttcttctttaatatgttAATCTGTTCTTTAATTTATAGGGTTGATTTCAAATATAACCCCTGTGGTTTTAAGTTTTGGCAAATAAATACCTGTGGTTTGATTTCGAGCAAATAAATACTTGTGGTATGTTCCGTTTTTTAAAAACGCGGAAACGGATGATGACGCCGTCTATATGCTGACGTGGctgagggtaatttagtcaataagagttaatttcaaataaattgttgTGGTTTGCGTGTTTTTGCAAATAGGTATATGTGGTTTGGATATTTTTGCAAATAGATACCCGTGGTTTGGATGTTTTTGCAAATAGGTACCCATGGtataacaaatcataaacaaacGTTTAATTTAGGCAAATAGGTACCCGTGGTATAACAAACGACAATATTTACCTAAATTAAGCGTTTGTTTATGGTTTGTTATACCACGGGTACCTATTTGTCTAAATTAAGCTTGTTATACCATGAGTACCTATTTGTAAAAACATCCAAACCACGGGTATCTATTTGCAAAAATATCCAAACCAcaacaatttatttgaaattaacttttattgactaaattaccctcggCCACGTCAGCATATAGACGGTGTCTTCACCGTTTCCACGTTTTTGAAAAACGGAGCATACCACAGGTATTTATTTGCTCGAAATCAAACCACAGGTATTTATTTGCCAAAActtgaaaccacaggggttatatttgaaattaaccctaatttatataataacattTCTAAGGCGCATATAACATACTTTATGCATcaagcatatttttttttttttttgtaatcgagtgattaattgattatccTTTACGCAAGTTAAGGGTACTATGTAGAACttttatacaagttgaaggGGCTATtatgatattttgaaagttgaggggtcaatcaagctttttggacaaatttaagagtcaaatgatgtattaaactttttttaataatattcttACAAGGGGTAAATGTAAAATTAAGTAGttttgtgtgaaactttatcaaaaaaattatgTAGTTTCGTGTTAAAGAATGCAATATTTGCGAGCAAAGTTTATGAATAAAAATAATGAAATGCTTGTGagcaaagttcgtgaacaaATAACGAGTAGCTTCACGAGTAGTTCACAAATAAAATATTGAGCGTGGTGAACGTTTCACTCCACTTGACTCAATTATAGCTCTTTTACAGTTTGATTGGCTGTTTTTCTGGTTGGTTTGGTATATTTTGAAAAGTGAAATCATTAATTACTATTACTATTGTTTTTCACATATAGCTTTTAAAGTAATGCTTTTCACCTACCTAGTGGTCTGCATAGATTGTGATGATTAGCAGCAAAGATTTGAGGGTTTAGGATATATAAAAAGCTAACCTTGGAATGAAATTTATGTGGTAGTTCTATATTTAGTGAGGTGGTGTAGAGTAACATGGTGGATGAAAATTGAAGAATTGTACTATATATATTATGTCATTTTTGAGAGGGTACAGTCTATTTGTTTGTATATAAGTTTTGGGAAAGAAAGGTAGCTGGTTGTGTAGGGGCCTGGTTTCTAAGAGGGATTGATAGTTTTGAATgcacaaaaatattaaaaaggttAATCTACTATTACCCTATCTATATATCTAGGTTACTTCTTTGGACTCTTAGATCCCAGCAATGGGAGGTTGCTTTGCCGGAAACCATTCCTTTTTTTCCCCTATGTATTACTGTTTCATTTCCTATTATTTGTTGTCAAGTCAGTCAGTTAAATTGTTGGGTAAAGTAAAAAGTAATTTGTGGTTTTGCTTATTTGTAAATGTAGTACTGAGTTAACACGGTTTAAAATGTTAACATGGTTAGAAAGATTTTAACACGGTAGAAAAAGTCAAGAGGTAAGAGCATCTCTAAAAGACTCTTAgtacactctctaaaaataggcttaatacatcatttgccccctgaacttgtccaaaaagcttgattggccccctgaacttttaaggtattccgatagccccctgaacttgcataaaatgttcagttagccccttgaacctgcataaaatgtaatcaattgatcactcggtcgtaaaaaagtaagttaaatacggaagatgtattccacgagtcttaaaaaaaataaaacgaccaaaatcagagtatacaattctaatattagagaagacaagttgtatagttgagcaaacaATAACTTcattcttaatttattttttaattatataataacattctatgatgcgtggaatacatattccgcatttaacttacttttttacgatcaagtgatcaattgattacattttacgcaagtttagggggctaactgaatgttttatgcaagttcaggaggctatcgaaacactttgaaagttcagggggtcaatcaagctttttggacaagttcagcaggcaaatgatgtattaagccctaaaaataatataaataattgactcttagtgatttaagagtgactaagacatttcatttctaacaatactccttatattcatttattattttattattaattgctGTTATATTTACCATATGAATTTTCACatacaccttaatgagcaagtgaatttgctcattcaccgttagatataagcttattaaatctaagcctcaggatgctttgaatctccaccttaagattctaataagtctagatctaacgatgaatgaacaaattctacttgctcattaaggtgcatgtgatcaagactgtacttaccaatagtgtgagaagagagactcatcaataataaaaaatgaattaagaggcactaagaggtggagaattgctctctattaatatagagggtggagatgctcttaatgatttgaggagccactaagaggctgttggggctgatttttcattctcactcctcaaattttaacttaagggCCAACTTAAAAGAccgttggagatgctctaaaagAGGTATTTCtactttttcatattttataatttactcATATTTACTCTAATTGTCTATTACTCACATGACATCTCATCCTTCTCCCTCTCTATCGATGTTTTCTCTATTTTGAATTTCTAAAAGGATTGGAGAAATCCACGTTGTATAGTGAATTAGATTGAAGGAGGTCTCGTATTATCAAGTTTCGAATAAAGAATTAATGAGTATAGTTCATTCAAAAAGTCGATCCTAATAGAAGGAAAGAGGaatatttgatttattttttaaaaaaatattaacaaaaataataataaaaaaaccaatgGTGTGTTATAATTGATATCGTATGAAATGAAGGTCTGGACACGTGGATCAATAAGGAGTTTTAGACATAAAACGTAACCATTTGAACACGTAAACCAATCATAATGTCAGATtttaaagatatgttcctaatttCTAAGTAACACCGAAGACGCACTGGGTAAAAGCCAATCAATTGTCTACACATGTAAATCTACTCAATAGTACGTACATCTCAATTATTTATTAGTCATCCGTGAGAGAACATAACGTATGTAATCATACATATCTAAACTCCATTTTCAAGTCACTCTTTTTAGTAATGGCTTAACCATCGGAGAAGGGACGTTGGACTTTGGCTCTCTGATGGTTTACTCATTTTTTTCAGGTGACTTTAGTTCCATTGTATTCTGTAGATTAACTTACACCATTTGGTGCGGTGAGTGTGGATTCTACTTAGTGCAATGTCTCACTTAAATAATTCTGTAGTTCAACTAGTTCTTCAGTTAATCCCCGATATTCCAAGTACGTTGGCTGCATATAATTGTGGCCTCATGTATGCTAGTAACAATACATTAGAATCATTGTACATTATTCCAGTCTTGGAACAGAAGATTGAGGCATGCTTAGCTGGATCATGAGCATTGTAAGTTCATGGATTGAATCACGAAGCAACTCATATGTAATATGGGCTCCGTTTAAGAGTCGGTGAACATTCTAAGGTTGCTTCGTATGTAATATGGGCTTCGTTTAAGAGTCGGTGAACATTCTAAGGGTGGAGCATGCGATGTAGATGAAAGTTACAAGAGCAGAGCTCAAGGAGGCAAAAGAGGTAAATAAGAATGCGGACAAGCATGGTTC includes these proteins:
- the LOC136208854 gene encoding cytokinin dehydrogenase 1, yielding MGSQPCAFIKQKTIMFLRFLMILFLCSKPQESFICSKKSLMNSTVLSYKTSSNIPPLETLNLDGYLRFDNIEYAAKDFGNRFSYLPSAVVYPNSVSDIASIIKHVFNMGSSSNITVAARGHGHSLQGQSQAHQGIVINMESLKGPEMWIHTGDDGEPPYVDVSGGELWINVLHETLKYGFAPKSWTDYLHLTVGGTLSNAGVSGQAFRHGPQISNVFQLEVVTGKGDVITCSEQQNADLFYGVLGGLGQFGIITRARISLERAPKMVRWIRVLYSDFSKFSNDQEHLISSRNSFDYIEGFVNINRTDLLKNWRSSFNPKDPLQASQIISDGRTLYCLEIAKYFNPEEFDIMNKKTEELLSELSYIPSTVFLSEVPYVDFLDRVHASEKKLRAKGLWEVPHPWINLLVPKGKMFEFAQEVFGNILTDNSNGPILIYPVNKSK
- the LOC136208855 gene encoding uncharacterized protein: MEPKSIEISHDEKNTRVEDTKSYNHIARGVPSSPRDYSRSPRDYSHINIDDRKGDKAVAQIASANEDKSGDVNMEADIATDDVIKAGGFGARDDINSFLPGAIDSTDFEASILDARNYEEPQEDKCRHGLGWRESTDGK